A genome region from Pseudanabaena sp. Chao 1811 includes the following:
- a CDS encoding pentapeptide repeat-containing protein, which produces MLAVKVAVIVSVVAAVAFAVIFAVTFAAGVEREFAVDHVAAVALEVALKFAGMLAVISAVTLVVLFSADASATRKIRNATGTSFEDATLTKSRFMAAILNNCDFTDAKLYQTDWTHAHFRCCKFSGYLDNQAIRELCVSRIGANEKFSSMDLSGLNLIGVNLYGANLAAANLSQTNLSQANLTNTDLCNVQAIKTDFTNADLSGANLADANLNQSNLSQANLTNTDLCDVQAIKTDFTNADLSGACIENWAITPETIFTDVICSHIFLDFAKSERNPASGSLEQGDFAKLVTQSTKSLDFFFRNGIDPQAFDFAFKKLRDEYPEMELSIKAIEDLGDGDKQIRLNTVSNAPKAEMHAQFTQDYEEMHQELEASRNKVWELQQKLDRIDLENKLERFELEKQLAVAIAKLEERPTSKDLQNLLYHQSSQLGKQRLLNAPNSTFIDTMTDKPNQINVSSSSNVALNTGDNNQGVIGNISGTVTNTIQQLRETNQPEAPQLSDLLEQLQKTVESSSELGESDKEKALEYLNQIGNMSAKDPSQKKGMLPILLDAFTGVISKAASLIEPVKKIADAILSIWQA; this is translated from the coding sequence ATGCTTGCGGTTAAGGTTGCGGTTATAGTTTCAGTTGTGGCTGCGGTTGCATTTGCAGTTATATTTGCAGTTACATTTGCCGCTGGGGTTGAGCGTGAGTTTGCGGTTGATCATGTGGCTGCGGTTGCGCTTGAAGTTGCGCTTAAGTTTGCGGGTATGCTTGCGGTTATAAGTGCGGTTACTCTTGTGGTTTTGTTTTCGGCGGATGCATCTGCGACTAGAAAAATTCGCAACGCAACAGGAACTTCTTTTGAAGATGCAACGCTGACTAAATCAAGATTCATGGCAGCGATCTTAAACAACTGTGATTTTACAGATGCGAAACTCTATCAAACCGATTGGACTCATGCCCACTTTAGGTGCTGCAAGTTCTCAGGCTATCTTGATAATCAAGCAATAAGAGAACTGTGTGTTTCCCGAATTGGAGCTAATGAAAAATTTTCTTCAATGGATTTATCAGGATTAAACTTGATTGGAGTTAATCTTTATGGTGCAAACCTAGCTGCTGCCAACCTTAGCCAAACTAATCTCAGTCAAGCTAACCTAACGAATACCGATCTTTGTAATGTCCAAGCTATTAAAACCGACTTTACAAATGCAGATCTGAGTGGTGCAAACCTAGCTGATGCAAACCTCAACCAAAGTAATCTCAGTCAAGCCAACCTAACAAATACCGATCTTTGCGATGTCCAAGCTATTAAAACCGACTTTACAAATGCAGATCTGAGTGGTGCTTGTATCGAAAATTGGGCGATTACACCCGAAACAATTTTTACAGATGTTATTTGTAGTCATATTTTCTTGGACTTTGCCAAGAGCGAACGTAATCCAGCAAGCGGTTCTCTCGAACAAGGCGATTTTGCAAAGTTAGTTACTCAATCCACCAAAAGCCTAGATTTCTTCTTCCGTAACGGCATCGATCCTCAAGCTTTCGATTTTGCCTTCAAAAAATTGAGGGATGAGTATCCTGAAATGGAACTTTCTATCAAAGCAATAGAAGATCTTGGTGATGGAGATAAACAGATTCGACTTAACACAGTTTCCAATGCTCCCAAAGCTGAAATGCACGCTCAATTCACCCAAGACTATGAGGAAATGCACCAAGAATTAGAAGCTTCACGAAATAAAGTATGGGAACTTCAGCAAAAACTCGATCGCATCGATTTAGAAAATAAGTTAGAGAGATTTGAATTAGAAAAACAATTAGCCGTAGCAATTGCAAAACTTGAAGAACGCCCAACATCTAAAGATTTACAAAATTTGCTTTATCATCAATCTAGTCAACTTGGAAAGCAAAGATTACTTAACGCACCAAACTCTACATTTATTGACACCATGACTGACAAACCAAATCAAATTAATGTTTCATCAAGTAGCAACGTTGCTTTAAATACTGGAGATAACAACCAAGGCGTTATCGGCAACATTAGCGGCACTGTCACCAACACCATCCAACAACTCCGCGAAACCAACCAACCCGAAGCACCGCAACTATCTGACCTCCTCGAACAACTCCAAAAAACCGTCGAAAGCTCCTCAGAACTAGGCGAATCCGACAAGGAAAAGGCACTGGAATATCTCAATCAAATTGGCAACATGTCGGCAAAAGATCCGTCACAAAAAAAGGGAATGCTTCCAATTTTATTAGATGCCTTTACAGGCGTAATTAGCAAAGCAGCTAGCCTCATCGAACCCGTCAAGAAAATTGCCGATGCAATTCTTAGTATTTGGCAAGCCTGA
- the tkt gene encoding transketolase encodes MVAAPSKPQTLETLCINSIRFLSIDAVEKAKSGHPGLPMGAAPMAFVLFDQFLKFNPKNPKWVDRDRFVLSAGHGCMLQYSLLHLTGYDSVSIEDIKQFRQWGSSTPGHPENFETAGVEVTTGPLGQGVGNAVGLAIAEAHLAARFNKPGHNIVDHYTYVILGDGCNMEGVASEAASLGGHLKLGKLIMMYDSNSISIDGSTDLAFTEDVGKRYEAYGWHVTYVADGNEDLDAIAKALAEAKSVTDKPSLIVVTTTIGYGSPKKAGTAGVHGAALGGDEVAATRANLGWEYAPFEVPADALTRFRQAIEKGAKAEAEWNERFAAYEKAYPAEAAEFKRIMAGELPEGWEKALEPVAQKETSTRLLSEACLNALSPVLPEFLGGSADLAHSNMTYVKGLPDFQPGSYEGRNFRFGVREHGMGAIMNGMALHGGTIPYGATFLVFADYMRGAMRLSALAEIGALYILTHDSVMLGEDGPTHQPVETIASLRVIPNSLTIRPADANETVAAYQVAIANRKRPSFLAFTRQNVKNLAGTSIEGAKKGGYIVVDAPNPELIIIATGSELELATKAAAVLAGEGKAVRVVSMPSQELYNEQSDEYKESVLPASVKKRVSVEAGSTFGWHKYVGSEGAVIGMDTFGASAPGPVVYEKFGFTVDNVVATARKVLG; translated from the coding sequence ATGGTCGCTGCACCCTCGAAACCTCAAACTCTTGAGACACTCTGCATTAACTCCATCCGCTTTTTGTCGATCGATGCGGTCGAAAAAGCAAAATCTGGTCACCCCGGTCTGCCGATGGGCGCAGCACCAATGGCTTTTGTGCTGTTCGATCAGTTTTTAAAGTTTAATCCTAAAAATCCTAAGTGGGTCGATCGCGATCGCTTTGTCCTCTCCGCAGGACATGGTTGCATGTTGCAATACTCCTTGCTACACCTAACTGGCTACGACAGTGTCAGCATTGAAGATATTAAGCAATTCCGTCAGTGGGGCAGCTCCACCCCCGGACACCCTGAAAACTTTGAAACCGCAGGTGTAGAAGTTACCACAGGTCCTCTCGGTCAAGGTGTTGGTAACGCTGTTGGTTTGGCGATCGCTGAAGCACATTTGGCAGCCCGTTTCAACAAGCCCGGTCATAACATCGTTGATCACTATACCTACGTCATCCTTGGCGACGGTTGCAACATGGAAGGCGTTGCTTCTGAAGCGGCTTCCTTGGGTGGTCACCTCAAGCTTGGCAAGCTGATCATGATGTATGACAGCAACAGTATTTCCATTGATGGCAGCACTGACCTCGCCTTTACCGAAGATGTGGGCAAACGCTACGAAGCTTACGGTTGGCATGTTACCTACGTTGCTGATGGTAACGAAGACCTCGATGCGATCGCTAAGGCTCTTGCTGAAGCCAAGTCTGTTACCGATAAGCCTAGCTTGATCGTTGTTACCACCACCATTGGTTATGGCTCTCCGAAGAAAGCTGGTACTGCTGGCGTTCACGGTGCAGCTCTCGGTGGTGATGAAGTTGCGGCAACTCGCGCTAACCTAGGCTGGGAATATGCCCCCTTTGAAGTTCCTGCGGATGCGCTTACCCGTTTCCGTCAAGCGATCGAAAAAGGCGCTAAGGCTGAAGCTGAGTGGAATGAGCGCTTTGCTGCTTACGAAAAAGCATACCCTGCTGAAGCTGCTGAATTTAAGCGGATCATGGCTGGCGAACTTCCTGAAGGTTGGGAAAAGGCTCTTGAACCCGTTGCTCAAAAGGAAACTTCAACCCGTCTTCTTTCTGAAGCTTGCTTGAACGCTTTGTCTCCTGTACTTCCTGAATTTTTGGGTGGTTCTGCTGACTTGGCTCACTCCAACATGACCTATGTGAAGGGTCTGCCTGACTTCCAACCTGGTTCCTACGAAGGTCGTAACTTCCGTTTTGGTGTGCGCGAACATGGTATGGGCGCAATCATGAATGGTATGGCACTTCACGGCGGTACAATCCCCTACGGTGCAACCTTCCTCGTATTCGCTGACTATATGCGTGGCGCAATGCGTCTCTCGGCACTAGCAGAAATCGGTGCATTGTACATCTTGACCCATGACTCCGTAATGCTCGGTGAAGATGGTCCTACTCACCAACCCGTAGAAACCATTGCGTCCTTGCGCGTAATTCCTAACTCCTTGACCATCCGTCCTGCGGATGCCAATGAAACTGTGGCAGCTTACCAAGTGGCGATCGCTAACCGTAAGCGTCCTAGCTTCTTAGCCTTCACCCGTCAAAATGTGAAGAACCTTGCTGGTACTTCCATCGAAGGCGCGAAGAAGGGTGGTTACATCGTAGTTGATGCTCCTAATCCTGAATTGATCATCATCGCTACTGGTTCTGAACTTGAGCTAGCAACAAAGGCTGCGGCAGTTCTCGCTGGTGAAGGTAAGGCTGTACGTGTGGTTTCTATGCCTTCTCAAGAACTCTACAATGAGCAGTCTGATGAGTACAAGGAATCCGTCCTTCCTGCCTCTGTCAAGAAGCGCGTTAGTGTTGAAGCTGGTAGCACCTTTGGCTGGCACAAGTATGTTGGTTCTGAAGGCGCTGTTATCGGTATGGATACCTTTGGTGCTTCGGCTCCTGGCCCGGTTGTTTACGAGAAGTTCGGCTTCACCGTTGATAACGTTGTAGCAACTGCTCGCAAGGTTCTCGGTTAA